A single window of Rhizobium indicum DNA harbors:
- a CDS encoding ABC transporter ATP-binding protein, with product MADIRIENLRKEFGSFVAVEDSSFTVHDGEFLALLGPSGCGKTTTLRMIAGLELPSSGKIYLDGEDVTFNRASARDIAFVFQLFALYPHMNVRKNIGFPLLSQGMPKAEIRQRVEETARLLQIDHILNRSVSGLAGGDRQRVALGRAIVRRPKCFLMDEPLGTLDAEFREIMVHELRELHNRIHATTVYVTHDQHEAMAMADKIAVMNHGVIEQFGTPQEIYAKPATMYVADFIGSPPMNFMRFTSGLKSGDRSILLDGVDVAVPEIHQDMAESELALGVRPEHIRFSDASALRGAVYGSEYLGTNQVVAVETQGGLIKARVPANRSFQIGERVGLEFNPAKLALFDCTSGRAVPSQLYQETRHG from the coding sequence ATGGCGGACATCCGGATCGAAAATCTCCGCAAGGAATTCGGCAGCTTCGTCGCCGTCGAGGATTCGAGCTTCACCGTCCATGACGGCGAGTTCCTGGCGCTGCTCGGACCTTCCGGCTGCGGCAAGACGACGACGCTTCGCATGATCGCCGGCCTCGAGCTGCCGTCGAGCGGCAAGATCTATCTCGACGGCGAGGACGTCACCTTCAACCGCGCCAGCGCCCGCGACATCGCCTTCGTCTTCCAACTCTTCGCGCTCTACCCGCATATGAACGTGCGCAAGAATATCGGCTTCCCGCTGCTGTCGCAGGGCATGCCCAAGGCCGAAATCCGTCAGCGCGTCGAAGAGACCGCGCGTCTGCTGCAGATCGACCATATTCTCAACCGCTCGGTCTCCGGCCTTGCCGGCGGCGACCGGCAGCGCGTGGCGCTCGGCCGCGCCATCGTCCGGCGTCCGAAGTGCTTCCTGATGGACGAGCCGCTCGGCACGCTCGACGCCGAGTTCCGCGAGATCATGGTCCACGAGCTGCGCGAACTGCACAACCGCATCCACGCCACCACCGTCTACGTCACCCATGACCAGCATGAGGCGATGGCAATGGCCGACAAGATCGCCGTCATGAACCATGGCGTCATCGAGCAATTCGGTACGCCGCAGGAGATCTATGCAAAACCGGCGACCATGTATGTCGCCGATTTCATCGGCTCGCCGCCGATGAACTTCATGCGCTTCACCTCCGGCCTGAAAAGCGGCGATCGCTCCATCCTGCTCGACGGCGTCGATGTCGCTGTTCCCGAGATCCACCAGGACATGGCCGAAAGCGAACTGGCGCTCGGCGTGCGGCCGGAGCATATCCGCTTCAGCGACGCCTCGGCGCTGCGCGGCGCCGTCTATGGCAGCGAATATCTCGGCACCAACCAGGTCGTGGCTGTGGAAACCCAGGGTGGGCTGATCAAGGCCCGCGTTCCCGCCAATCGCAGCTTCCAGATCGGCGAAAGGGTCGGCCTCGAATTCAACCCGGCGAAACTCGCGCTCTTCGACTGCACATCGGGCCGTGCGGTGCCATCCCAGCTCTATCAGGAGACCCGGCATGGCTGA
- a CDS encoding carbohydrate ABC transporter permease: MSAANSAHSVVEPSLSSKRIAGTIVVLYALITLIPLVWIFLTSIKSPPDSISYPPKIVFTPSLEGYCNLFTTRTRQTPDYIASLPAPVGTCDEVTRKRNMVIAGPSNFLPRFVNSLVIAFGSTFLAVFLGTLAAYGFSRFKIPLADDLMFFILSTRMMPPIAVAIPIYLMYRELGLSDTALGMILLYTAVNVSLAVWLLKGFIDEIPREYEEAAMIDGYTRLQAFRKVVLPQATTGIAATAIFCLIFAWNEYAFAALLTSGEAQTAPPFIPTIIGEGGQDWPAVAAGTTIFLIPILVFTILLRKQLLRGITFGAVRK; this comes from the coding sequence ATGAGCGCCGCCAATTCCGCCCATTCGGTCGTCGAACCGAGCCTGTCCAGCAAGCGCATCGCCGGCACGATCGTCGTCCTCTATGCGCTGATCACCCTCATCCCGCTCGTCTGGATCTTCCTGACCAGCATCAAGTCGCCGCCGGATTCGATCAGCTATCCCCCGAAGATCGTCTTCACGCCGTCGCTCGAGGGCTATTGCAACCTGTTCACGACACGCACGCGGCAGACGCCCGACTATATCGCCTCGCTGCCAGCGCCGGTCGGCACCTGCGATGAGGTGACGCGCAAGCGCAACATGGTGATAGCAGGCCCGTCGAACTTCCTGCCGCGCTTCGTCAATTCGCTTGTGATCGCCTTCGGCTCCACCTTCCTCGCGGTCTTCCTCGGCACGCTCGCCGCCTATGGCTTCTCGCGCTTCAAGATCCCGCTCGCCGACGACCTGATGTTCTTCATCCTGTCGACGCGCATGATGCCGCCGATCGCCGTCGCCATCCCGATCTACCTGATGTATCGCGAGCTCGGCCTGTCGGACACGGCGCTCGGCATGATCCTGCTCTACACCGCCGTCAACGTCTCGCTCGCCGTCTGGCTGCTCAAGGGTTTCATCGACGAGATCCCGCGCGAGTACGAGGAAGCGGCGATGATCGACGGCTATACGAGACTGCAAGCCTTCCGCAAGGTCGTGCTGCCGCAGGCAACGACCGGCATTGCCGCGACCGCGATCTTCTGCCTGATCTTCGCCTGGAACGAATATGCCTTCGCCGCCCTTCTGACCTCGGGCGAGGCCCAGACCGCGCCGCCCTTCATCCCGACGATCATCGGCGAAGGCGGGCAGGACTGGCCGGCGGTCGCCGCCGGCACGACGATCTTCCTGATCCCGATCCTCGTCTTCACCATTCTCCTGCGCAAGCAGCTGCTGCGCGGCATCACCTTCGGAGCCGTCCGCAAATGA
- a CDS encoding carbohydrate ABC transporter permease, giving the protein MTISQSSIVEKAADATARATPSSVARRVRGLSDRAIAWLFIAPAITLLLAINIFPLLWAVYLSFTNYRANRPNAPVLGVGFGNYQRVLNDPDIWQAMQTTAHFVFWTIVLQTVIGFTLAYLIDRKFRGHAFWTTIILIPMMLSPAVVGNFWRFLYEPQIGLFAYAVSLVTGIPTSDIQMLGNVTLAPWAIIIVDTWMWTPYVMLICLAGLRSIPDYIYEAAEVDRASPWRQFWSITVPMALPFIMLAVLFRGIENFKMFDMVTLLTGGGPGSVTEVASITLKRAAFESWATGRASAFAIILFVAVFGLANIYVKALNKVKQR; this is encoded by the coding sequence TTGACTATTTCCCAATCCTCCATCGTCGAGAAGGCAGCCGATGCGACAGCAAGGGCAACGCCCTCCTCGGTCGCCCGGCGCGTCCGCGGCCTCTCCGACAGGGCAATCGCCTGGCTGTTCATTGCGCCTGCCATCACCCTTCTCTTGGCGATCAACATCTTCCCGCTGCTTTGGGCGGTCTATCTCTCCTTCACCAACTACCGCGCCAACCGGCCGAATGCGCCGGTCCTGGGCGTCGGCTTTGGAAACTACCAGCGCGTTCTCAACGACCCCGACATCTGGCAGGCAATGCAGACCACCGCGCATTTCGTCTTCTGGACGATCGTGCTGCAGACGGTGATCGGCTTCACGCTCGCTTACCTGATCGACCGCAAGTTTCGCGGCCACGCCTTCTGGACGACGATCATCCTGATCCCGATGATGCTGTCGCCTGCCGTGGTCGGCAATTTCTGGCGCTTTCTCTACGAGCCGCAGATCGGCCTCTTCGCCTATGCCGTGTCGCTGGTCACAGGCATTCCGACGTCGGATATTCAGATGCTCGGCAACGTGACACTGGCGCCCTGGGCGATCATCATCGTCGATACCTGGATGTGGACACCCTATGTGATGCTGATCTGCCTCGCTGGGCTTCGCTCGATCCCCGACTATATCTATGAGGCCGCCGAGGTCGACCGCGCCTCGCCATGGCGGCAGTTCTGGTCGATCACCGTGCCGATGGCCCTGCCCTTCATCATGCTCGCCGTGCTCTTCCGCGGCATCGAGAATTTCAAGATGTTCGACATGGTGACGCTGCTGACCGGCGGCGGTCCCGGTTCGGTCACCGAGGTCGCCTCGATCACGCTGAAACGCGCCGCCTTCGAAAGCTGGGCGACCGGCCGGGCCTCGGCCTTCGCCATCATCCTTTTCGTCGCGGTGTTCGGCCTCGCCAACATCTACGTCAAGGCATTGAACAAGGTGAAGCAACGATGA
- a CDS encoding ABC transporter substrate-binding protein, whose protein sequence is MQKTSKALFGLATAFVMSSALPNLAKADELTLCWAAWDPANALVELSKDFTAKTGTQMMFEFVPWTSYADRFLNELNSHGKLCDLIIGDSQWIGGSAENGHYVKLNDFFDKEGIKMDDFVPATVVGYSEWPKNTPNYWALPAMGDVVGWTYRKDWFEKPELQKEFKEKYGHDLAAPKTYDELKQIAEFFQKRQIDGKTVYGASIYTERGSEGITMGVTNVLYDWGFQYENPQKPYDMEGFVNSADAVKGLEFYKSLYDCCTPPGSSNVYMVESADAFKSGQVAMQMNFAFTWPGLYKDEKVGGDRIGFFPNPAEKAHFAQLGGQGISVVSYSDKRDAALQYIKWFAQPDVQAKWWELGGFSCLNSVVNAPGFAKSQPYAQAFLDSMAIVKDFWAEPSYASLLQAMQKRVHNYVVAGNGTAQEALDGLVKDWSDVFKDDGKI, encoded by the coding sequence ATGCAGAAAACATCGAAAGCCCTTTTCGGGCTGGCCACGGCATTCGTCATGTCGTCGGCATTGCCCAATCTCGCCAAAGCCGATGAACTGACGCTGTGCTGGGCCGCATGGGACCCCGCCAATGCGCTCGTCGAGCTGTCGAAGGATTTCACCGCCAAGACCGGCACGCAGATGATGTTCGAATTCGTTCCCTGGACGAGTTACGCCGACCGCTTCCTCAACGAGCTGAACTCCCATGGCAAGCTCTGCGACCTCATCATCGGCGACAGCCAGTGGATCGGCGGCTCGGCCGAGAACGGCCACTACGTCAAGCTCAACGACTTCTTCGACAAGGAAGGCATCAAGATGGATGACTTCGTGCCGGCGACAGTCGTCGGTTACTCGGAATGGCCGAAGAACACGCCGAACTACTGGGCGCTGCCTGCCATGGGCGACGTCGTCGGCTGGACCTACCGCAAGGACTGGTTCGAAAAGCCGGAACTGCAGAAGGAATTCAAGGAGAAGTACGGCCACGATCTCGCAGCCCCGAAGACCTACGACGAGCTGAAGCAGATCGCCGAGTTCTTCCAGAAGCGTCAGATCGACGGCAAGACCGTCTACGGCGCCTCGATCTATACCGAGCGCGGCTCCGAAGGCATCACCATGGGCGTCACCAACGTGCTCTACGACTGGGGCTTCCAGTACGAGAACCCGCAGAAGCCCTATGACATGGAAGGCTTCGTCAACTCGGCCGACGCGGTTAAGGGCCTCGAATTCTACAAGTCCCTCTATGATTGCTGCACCCCGCCCGGCAGCTCCAACGTCTACATGGTCGAATCCGCCGACGCCTTCAAATCCGGCCAGGTCGCCATGCAGATGAACTTCGCCTTCACCTGGCCAGGCCTCTACAAGGACGAGAAGGTCGGCGGCGACAGGATCGGCTTCTTCCCCAATCCGGCTGAAAAGGCGCACTTCGCCCAGCTCGGCGGCCAGGGCATCTCGGTGGTCTCCTACTCCGACAAGCGCGACGCAGCCCTGCAATACATCAAATGGTTCGCACAGCCAGACGTGCAGGCCAAATGGTGGGAACTCGGCGGGTTCTCCTGCCTGAACTCCGTCGTCAACGCGCCGGGCTTTGCCAAGAGCCAGCCTTATGCCCAGGCCTTCCTGGACTCGATGGCGATCGTCAAGGACTTCTGGGCCGAGCCGAGTTACGCCTCGCTGCTGCAGGCCATGCAGAAGCGCGTCCATAACTACGTGGTCGCCGGCAACGGCACCGCCCAGGAAGCGCTCGACGGTCTGGTGAAGGACTGGAGCGACGTCTTCAAGGACGACGGCAAGATCTAG
- a CDS encoding MFS transporter, producing MTTAETSENGQEAASGRQAKIVALVVAVSFFMQILDGTIVTTSLPQMAASFNVQPVSMSIGITVYMLTMAAFIPLSGWLGDRFGARRIFLMSIAVFTGASLFCGLSGSLAEFVLWRAVQGAGSALMTPVGRIIVLKNARKSELVQAIALITWPALTAPVIGPVLGGFITTYASWHWNFLINIPIGILGIALVLRFVPEQRETNPGRLDLVGFVLSAAGLTFLLAALELSVKWDGGLLPIISMLAAGIVLSVMATRHFLAVDNPLLDLSAFRIQTFSMSTLSAGTACRMAINATPFLLPLLFQLGFGLSSIAAGTYLLVYFLGNFSMKAVTTPLLRFFGFRTVLGVNGLIAAFSIAGCGFLSPATPPFFIHALLFLAGLSRSMEFTALNTLAFADIGPAQRSSASTLSSMLQQVSMLLGVAVAAAVLNIASAFRGADNPVLADFRWAFIVVGVIGVVSSLRFLQLPAEAGAEVSGHRKFQKN from the coding sequence ATGACCACGGCAGAGACGAGCGAGAATGGGCAAGAGGCGGCAAGCGGCCGCCAGGCGAAGATCGTGGCACTGGTCGTTGCCGTTTCCTTCTTCATGCAGATACTCGACGGCACGATCGTCACCACCTCGCTGCCGCAGATGGCGGCAAGCTTTAACGTGCAGCCGGTGTCGATGAGCATCGGCATCACTGTCTACATGCTGACGATGGCCGCCTTCATTCCGCTGTCGGGCTGGCTCGGCGACCGGTTCGGTGCGCGCCGCATCTTCCTGATGTCGATCGCCGTCTTTACCGGCGCCTCGCTGTTCTGCGGGCTGTCCGGCAGCCTTGCGGAATTCGTGCTGTGGCGCGCCGTGCAGGGGGCGGGCAGCGCGCTGATGACGCCGGTCGGGCGTATCATCGTGCTGAAGAATGCCCGCAAGTCGGAACTCGTCCAGGCGATCGCGCTGATCACCTGGCCGGCACTGACGGCGCCGGTGATCGGCCCGGTGCTCGGCGGCTTCATCACGACCTACGCCAGCTGGCACTGGAACTTCCTGATCAACATCCCGATCGGCATTCTCGGCATCGCGCTGGTGCTGCGTTTCGTGCCGGAGCAGCGCGAAACCAATCCCGGCCGGCTGGATCTCGTGGGCTTTGTGCTGAGCGCCGCCGGGCTGACCTTTCTGCTCGCCGCCCTCGAACTCTCGGTAAAATGGGACGGCGGGCTTTTGCCCATTATATCAATGCTGGCGGCGGGCATCGTGCTGTCAGTCATGGCGACGCGGCATTTCCTCGCCGTCGACAATCCGCTGCTCGATCTTTCAGCCTTCCGCATCCAGACCTTCTCGATGTCGACTTTGTCGGCGGGCACGGCCTGCCGAATGGCGATCAATGCGACGCCGTTCCTGCTGCCTTTGCTGTTCCAGCTCGGCTTCGGCCTGAGTTCGATTGCCGCCGGCACCTATCTGCTCGTCTATTTCCTCGGCAATTTCAGCATGAAGGCGGTGACGACGCCGCTGCTGCGCTTCTTCGGCTTTCGCACAGTGCTTGGGGTCAATGGGCTGATCGCAGCATTTTCGATCGCCGGCTGCGGTTTCCTCTCGCCGGCGACGCCGCCGTTTTTCATCCATGCGCTGCTTTTTCTCGCCGGCCTGTCGCGGTCGATGGAATTCACCGCGCTGAACACGCTGGCTTTCGCCGATATCGGCCCGGCGCAGCGAAGCTCGGCCTCGACGCTGTCGAGCATGCTGCAGCAGGTATCGATGCTGCTCGGCGTGGCAGTGGCGGCGGCCGTGCTCAACATTGCCTCGGCTTTCAGGGGCGCCGACAATCCCGTCCTTGCCGATTTCCGCTGGGCTTTCATCGTGGTCGGCGTGATCGGCGTCGTCTCGTCTCTGCGCTTCCTGCAATTGCCGGCGGAGGCGGGAGCCGAAGTTTCAGGCCATCGGAAATTCCAGAAAAATTAG
- a CDS encoding sensor histidine kinase, with amino-acid sequence MSNSSGDADALIHILYIDDDEGLALLMQKNLRRRGFSVEWAESGAAGLARLGEGGIDAVVLDHVLAGETGLDILPCITAMPDHPPVIYATGSDDTSIAVAALKAGADDYMLKGISPDYFDLLAAALEQALERARFRRETAQAQEVIRQQRDLAEMLLTEVNHRIANSLGLVGALIRMQSSMTTDQVAIDALHETQMRINAIASVHRRLYTNRQVGSVQVDEYLNSLLTELETSMRDDKRPHRIVLTAQPVNLATDKVITLGLIVSELVTNAFKYAYPDNVPGEIRVIVDQTDGALRVIVEDDGAGFDPSSPARGTGLGTRILTAMAASLKSDFAYDPGHDGTKATLVFSLHEGK; translated from the coding sequence ATGAGCAATTCTAGCGGCGATGCGGATGCCCTGATCCACATCCTCTATATCGACGACGACGAGGGGCTCGCCCTACTGATGCAGAAAAACCTGCGCCGGCGCGGCTTTTCGGTCGAGTGGGCCGAGAGCGGCGCTGCCGGCCTTGCAAGACTGGGCGAAGGCGGTATCGACGCCGTCGTGCTCGATCATGTCCTGGCGGGCGAAACCGGCCTCGACATTCTGCCCTGCATCACGGCGATGCCGGATCATCCGCCGGTCATCTATGCGACGGGTTCGGACGATACCAGCATCGCGGTCGCGGCGCTGAAGGCCGGCGCCGACGACTACATGCTCAAAGGGATCTCACCCGACTATTTCGACCTGCTCGCCGCCGCCCTTGAACAGGCGCTGGAACGAGCGCGTTTTCGCCGCGAGACGGCGCAGGCGCAGGAGGTGATCCGCCAGCAGCGCGACCTTGCCGAAATGCTGCTCACCGAAGTCAATCACCGCATCGCCAACAGCCTCGGCCTCGTCGGCGCGCTGATCCGCATGCAATCCTCGATGACCACGGATCAGGTTGCGATCGACGCGCTGCACGAAACGCAGATGCGGATTAACGCCATCGCCAGCGTGCACCGCCGGCTCTATACCAATCGCCAGGTCGGCTCGGTACAGGTCGATGAATATCTGAACAGCCTGCTCACCGAACTCGAAACCTCGATGCGCGACGACAAGCGGCCGCACCGGATCGTCCTCACCGCGCAGCCGGTCAATCTGGCGACCGACAAGGTGATCACGCTCGGGCTGATCGTCAGCGAGCTCGTCACCAATGCCTTTAAATATGCCTATCCGGACAACGTGCCGGGCGAGATCCGCGTCATCGTCGACCAGACGGATGGGGCATTGCGTGTCATCGTCGAGGATGACGGCGCCGGTTTCGACCCGTCGAGCCCGGCCAGGGGAACCGGCCTTGGTACACGCATCCTGACGGCGATGGCCGCCAGCCTGAAATCGGATTTCGCCTATGATCCCGGCCACGACGGAACCAAGGCGACGCTGGTGTTTTCGTTGCATGAGGGGAAGTAG
- a CDS encoding DUF924 family protein gives MATIRTPREVYDFWFVRCGPELWFRSTPELDVEIREGFRDTHLALAAGVGAEWRGDAESRLAAVIVLDQFPRNIYRGTALAVATDGLALREAKLALASGADQAVEAACRTFFYMPFEHAEDLGEQERSVELFDALGDAEYLDYAIRHRDVIAAYGRFPHRNAMLGRESTAEECDYLSRPNAGF, from the coding sequence ATGGCGACGATCCGCACACCACGCGAAGTGTATGATTTCTGGTTCGTGAGATGCGGCCCGGAGCTGTGGTTCCGCTCGACGCCGGAACTCGACGTGGAGATCCGCGAAGGCTTCCGCGATACCCATCTGGCTCTTGCGGCCGGTGTTGGCGCCGAATGGCGGGGGGATGCGGAGAGCCGGCTGGCGGCTGTGATCGTGCTCGACCAGTTTCCTCGCAACATCTATCGCGGCACTGCGCTTGCCGTCGCGACCGATGGTCTGGCGCTTCGGGAAGCCAAGCTCGCGCTTGCATCGGGCGCCGATCAGGCGGTCGAGGCCGCATGCCGTACCTTTTTCTACATGCCGTTCGAACATGCCGAGGACCTTGGGGAGCAGGAGCGATCGGTGGAACTGTTCGACGCCCTCGGCGATGCGGAATATCTCGATTATGCGATCCGCCACCGCGACGTGATCGCCGCCTACGGCCGCTTTCCGCACCGCAATGCCATGCTCGGACGCGAGTCGACGGCTGAGGAATGCGACTATCTCTCCCGGCCCAATGCCGGTTTCTAA
- a CDS encoding mechanosensitive ion channel family protein, giving the protein MRLRPILLRTILLLTLAVAGAHFKGAAAFAQEPQAPAAAQAPAAAQAPAAAQAPAAAQAPLADMPFDQATKEIDKAKVQLTALQDGVKQNADNDDALVGLATKADELSRAVITISVNLRPRFDQIKNRLAEIGDPPKDGQPPEAEIVTQERNALAAERAQINALTGDAENLSITVTKLVNEITEMRRRLFADTLLRRTEISVSVLDDAGSAFVHEASEFTQALSSWATFVWKFKRFPMFAAIFLSLAAALILLSGSYRLFGSYLRRDEAVENPSYIGRLSIAFWSTLIRTLALSVLLVTSFFFLNGFNVLRPDIAPVIGALFGAIGLVYFVGRFVNAIFAPREPRWRLVRLSNLGARSIGYCLLAMAIVNALDYLFGTIGEAMGSPLVLTVVRSLIAALIIGLILIAVSFGRPMLAKNGDPDAPGRHWPRGMAIILRVVGAGLILTALTGYVGLARFVATQLIITGALVATMYVGLLSGKAISRQESFGDTFFASFLTRRFKLGPVAIDQAGLLVGLAIYAVALLVGIPLILLLWGFHVQDLQILAYRLFTEVRLGGISISLLGICTGILLFAGVYLLTRWLQRWLDGNVMARSHVDLGVRNSVKTGIGYLGVGIAAIIGVSAAGIDLSSFALVASALSVGIGFGLQNIVSNFVSGLILLVERPFKVGDHVVSGTAEGIVKRISVRATEIETFRKQSIIVPNSDLINGLVGNWTHRNKIGRSEIPVSVAYNADPQQVMDILLELTAKIPLVMRNPEPHVEFLRFGPYSLDFELRFFLADMGDGMAVRNNLRIEILKRFKAEGIEIPLPQTDLTIHREARPALADAGRDQPNEQENSADTPMEEEEQPVRQLRSKTADGNRKG; this is encoded by the coding sequence TTGCGGCTGAGACCGATTCTGCTTCGCACCATTCTTCTGCTGACGCTGGCGGTCGCCGGCGCGCATTTCAAGGGTGCTGCGGCCTTCGCACAGGAGCCGCAGGCACCGGCGGCGGCGCAGGCACCGGCGGCGGCGCAGGCACCGGCGGCGGCGCAGGCACCGGCGGCGGCGCAGGCGCCGCTCGCCGATATGCCGTTCGACCAAGCGACAAAGGAAATCGACAAGGCGAAGGTCCAGCTGACGGCGCTTCAGGACGGCGTCAAGCAGAATGCCGACAATGACGATGCCCTGGTCGGGCTTGCGACCAAGGCCGACGAGCTCAGTCGCGCCGTCATCACCATATCGGTCAATCTGAGGCCGCGTTTCGACCAGATCAAGAACCGGCTTGCCGAGATCGGCGATCCGCCGAAGGACGGGCAGCCGCCTGAAGCCGAGATCGTCACCCAAGAGCGCAACGCGCTCGCCGCCGAACGCGCGCAGATCAACGCGCTGACGGGCGATGCCGAAAACCTCTCGATCACGGTGACGAAGCTCGTCAACGAGATTACCGAGATGCGGCGGCGGCTGTTTGCCGATACGCTGCTCAGACGCACCGAGATTTCGGTCTCGGTGCTCGACGATGCCGGCAGCGCCTTCGTGCACGAGGCCAGCGAATTCACGCAGGCTCTGTCGAGCTGGGCCACCTTCGTCTGGAAATTTAAGCGTTTCCCAATGTTTGCCGCGATCTTCCTGTCGCTCGCCGCGGCGCTGATCCTACTCTCCGGCAGTTACCGGCTGTTCGGCTCCTACCTGCGCCGCGACGAGGCTGTCGAGAATCCGTCCTATATCGGCCGGCTGTCGATCGCCTTCTGGTCGACGTTGATCCGCACGCTGGCGCTCTCGGTGCTGCTCGTTACTTCGTTCTTTTTCCTTAACGGGTTCAATGTGCTGAGGCCCGATATCGCGCCTGTCATCGGCGCCCTGTTCGGGGCGATCGGGCTTGTCTATTTCGTCGGCCGCTTCGTCAACGCCATCTTCGCGCCGCGCGAACCGCGCTGGCGGCTCGTGCGGCTTTCCAATCTCGGCGCGCGCTCGATCGGCTACTGCCTGCTGGCGATGGCGATCGTCAACGCGCTCGATTACCTCTTCGGCACGATCGGCGAGGCGATGGGCTCGCCGCTGGTCTTGACCGTGGTCAGAAGCCTGATTGCTGCGCTGATCATCGGCCTGATCCTGATCGCGGTCTCCTTCGGCAGACCGATGCTGGCGAAGAACGGCGATCCCGATGCGCCGGGACGGCATTGGCCTCGCGGCATGGCGATCATCCTGCGGGTCGTCGGCGCCGGCCTCATCCTCACAGCGCTCACGGGTTATGTCGGGCTCGCGCGCTTCGTCGCCACGCAGCTCATCATCACCGGCGCGCTGGTCGCCACCATGTATGTCGGCCTGCTCTCCGGCAAGGCGATATCAAGGCAGGAAAGCTTCGGCGATACCTTCTTCGCAAGCTTCCTGACGCGTCGCTTCAAGCTCGGGCCGGTGGCGATCGATCAGGCTGGCCTGCTCGTCGGCCTTGCCATCTATGCGGTGGCGCTTCTCGTCGGCATCCCGCTGATCCTGCTGCTCTGGGGCTTCCATGTGCAGGATCTGCAGATTCTTGCCTATCGGCTGTTCACCGAGGTCAGGCTCGGCGGTATCAGCATCTCGCTGCTCGGCATCTGCACCGGCATTCTCTTGTTTGCCGGCGTCTACCTGCTGACGCGCTGGCTGCAGCGCTGGCTCGATGGCAATGTGATGGCCAGAAGCCATGTCGATCTTGGCGTGCGCAATTCGGTCAAGACGGGCATCGGCTATCTCGGCGTCGGCATAGCAGCGATCATCGGCGTTTCGGCGGCCGGCATCGACCTGTCGAGCTTCGCGCTCGTCGCTTCCGCACTTTCGGTCGGTATCGGTTTCGGTCTGCAGAACATCGTCTCCAACTTCGTCTCCGGCCTGATCCTGCTCGTCGAACGGCCGTTCAAAGTCGGCGACCATGTCGTTTCCGGCACCGCCGAAGGTATCGTCAAACGCATTTCGGTGCGCGCCACCGAGATCGAGACCTTCCGCAAGCAGTCGATCATCGTGCCGAATTCTGATTTGATCAACGGCCTCGTCGGCAACTGGACGCACCGCAACAAGATCGGCCGCTCGGAAATCCCGGTTTCCGTCGCCTACAACGCCGATCCGCAGCAGGTGATGGACATCCTGCTGGAACTGACGGCCAAGATACCGCTCGTCATGCGCAATCCGGAGCCGCATGTCGAATTCCTGCGCTTCGGCCCCTATTCGCTGGATTTCGAGCTGCGTTTCTTCCTCGCCGACATGGGTGACGGCATGGCGGTGCGCAACAATCTCAGGATCGAGATCCTTAAGCGCTTCAAGGCCGAGGGCATCGAGATCCCGCTGCCACAGACCGATCTTACCATCCATCGAGAGGCTCGTCCCGCGCTTGCCGATGCGGGCAGGGATCAACCCAACGAGCAGGAAAACTCGGCGGACACGCCCATGGAGGAGGAAGAGCAGCCGGTGCGGCAATTGCGCAGCAAGACGGCGGACGGCAATCGGAAAGGCTGA